The Candidatus Desulfofervidus auxilii DNA segment GAGACAAAGAAAAAGAATATGAAAGAAAATTGAGAGATTTTAGAGATCTTTATCAAGACTATAAAGAAGAAATGGAAAGAGAACAATATGAAGCCGTGCGGCCTATTTTCCAGGATATTCAGGAAATAGCTGAGAAAATTAGGAAAAAAGAAGGGTATAGTATTGTATTTGACAAAAATACTTCTGGAGTAGTTTGTTATAGTCCAGCGATAGATATAACAGAGAAAGTAATAAAACTTTATGATAAAGAATGGAGTAATAAAGAAAAAAAATAAAATAGATGAAATTATCAAAGATCGCTCAATTGCTACAGGCAGAATTGATAGGAGATAAAGATGTAGAGATTACAGGCATTGCCCCTATTGAAAAAGCGATGCCAGGAGAGATTACCTTTATCTCTAACGTAAAATACAAAAAGTATCTTCATACTACTAAGGCTAGTGCAGCTATAGTGCCTTTGGATGTTGTTTCTGCTCCTATTTCTCTAATTAAGACAGAAAATCCTTACTTGGCATATGCTCGGTTAGCAAAAGTTTTTTACAAATGGAATTATGAGTTTAAAGGCATAAGTCCCAAGGCATTTATTGGTCAGAATGTTCAATTGGGAAAAGGAGTGACTGTTTATCCTTTAGCTTACATAGATAATGAAGCACAAATAGGCTCAGGCACTATAATTTTCCCAGGTGTTTATATTGGTCCTAGAGTAAGGATTGGAAGAAAAGCCATTATTTATGCAAATGCCGTTATCTTGGCTGACTGTGAAATAGGGAATAGGGTGATTATCCATAGTGGAGCAGTAATTGGAAGTGATGGTTTTGGGTTTGCTTCAGATAGAGATGGTAAGCATATAAAAATCCCTCAATTGGGCACAGTTCAGATTGAGGATGACGTAGAGATAGGAGCTAATACTACTATTGATAGGGCTGCTTTAGGAAAAACCTTAATTAAGAAAGGGACTAAAATAGACAATTTAGTCCAAATTGCCCATAATGTTCAGATTGGGAAAGATAGTCTTATTATAGCTCAAGTAGGTATTGCTGGAAGTACTAAAATAGGCAATAAAGTTACTTTGGCAGGCCAGGTGGGGGTAGTTGGGCATGTTCATATTGGTAATCAAGCTAAAGTAGGGGCCAAAACAGGTGTGGCTAAATCAATCCCTCCTGCAACTACTGTAGCCTCAGGTGTTCCGGCCATGCCTTATCAAACTTATTTAAAAACCATGGCTGTGTTACCAAAGCTGCCTGAACTTTTGGAGAGAATAAAGCTTTTGGAAAAGGAGTTGTCTACATTAAAAGGTCTAATTGGAGATAAAAATGAAAGATAAAGAATGTGCTTTGGATATTAAAGAAATCCAGAATTTTTTACCCCATCGTTATCCTTTCTTACTGGTAGATAGGATTTTAGAAGTGAAACCTGGGGAAAAAATTATAGGGTTAAAGAATGTTACTTTTAATGAACCTTTTTTTCAAGGACATTTTCCTCAATCTCCAGTAATGCCTGGAGTTTTGGTGATAGAGGCCATGGCTCAGGTAGGTGCTATTTTGGCTTATCATTCTGCTCCTCCTGAAGTTAGAGGAAAACTTATTTATTTCGCAGCCATAGATAAGGCCCGTTTCAGAAAACCAGTAATCCCAGGAGACCAAATTATATTTGAACTGGAGATGATAAGGCAACGGGCAAAGGTATGTAAAATGAAAGGCAGAGCCCTAGTTAATGGGAAAGTAGTCGCTGAAAGCGAGTTAACTGCTGTTTTGGCAGATTAATTTATGAGCAAAATTCACCTTACAGCTATAATAGATAAACAGGCAGAAATTGCTGAGGATGTGACTATTGGTCCTTATTGTGTCATTGGGCCTAAGGTATTTATTGAACAAGAAACAGTGCTTGGTAGTCATGTAGTAATTCATTCTTACACAAAGATTGGGAAGCGATGTAATATATATTCCTTTGCTTCTATTGGAGCCCCTTCTCAAGATTTAAAATATAAGGGGAAAGAAACATGGGTGGAGATTGGCCATGATAACGTTATTAGGGAATATGTAACCATCAATCGGGGCACAGAAGGGGTCACTTTTATAGGGAATCAAAATTACTTTATGGCTTATGCACATATTGCTCATGATTGTAAGATTGGGAATCATGTCATTATGGCCAATGTGGCCACTTTAGGAGGGCATGTAGAAATAGAGGATTATGCTATTATTGGTGGTATTGTGGCCATTCATCAATTTGTAAGAATTGGTGCTTATGCCATTATAGGTGGTGGTTCCTCCACCGTAAAGGACATTCCACCTTATGTGACGGCCTCTGGTATTCGGGCTAAATTATATGGTTTGAATATAGTAGGTTTAAAACGTCAGGGATTTAGTAAAGAAGTGATTAATGCCCTAAAGAAAGCATATAAAATTCTGGTGTGTAAACCCATTACTTTAAAAGAAGCGATTAAACAGGTAAAAGAAGATTCTATTTTTTCTTTTCCAGAAGTAGTGCATTTTGTTGAATTTATAGAACATTCTCAGCGAGGAATTCCAAGAAAATGGGAGAAAAAATAGGTTTAATTGCTGGGAATGGGCAATTTCCTCTTATTTTTGCTCAAGCTGCTATAAAAGAAGGACATCAAGTGATGGCCATCGCCCATAAAGGCGAGACAAAACCAGAATTAGAAAGATATGTAAAAGAAATTCAATGGATTAGGGTAGGGCAATTGGGTAAACTTATCAAATTTTTTCAAAAAGCAGGAGTAAAAAAAGTAGTGTTAGCTGGGGGAATCAAAAAAAGGCGACTTTTTACAGAAATCTTTCCTGATTTTAAGGCCATAAGCCTGCTTAGTCGCTTAAAAAATAAACATGATGATGTAGTCCTAAGAGCCATAGCTGAAGAGTTAGAAAAAGAGGGGTTAAAAATCTATCCTTCTACTTTATACGCTCCTTCATTGCTTGCTCCCGAAGGTTGTCTTACTAAGAGAGTTCCTACTAAAGAAGAAAAAAGAGAAATTGAATTTGGATGGAAAATAGCCCGCGATATTGGCAGGTTAGATATAGGTCAGTGTGTGGTAGTAAAAAGACAAATAGTAGTAGCAGTAGAAGCAGTAGAAGGCACAGATGAAACTATCAGAAGGGGAGGGAAGTTAGCTAAAGAAGGGGCAGTGGTAATAAAAATAAGTAAGCCCCAGCAAGACTTGCGCTTTGATGTGCCAGCAGTTGGAGTGGAGACTATAAATACCATGCAGGAAGTAAAGGCTTCTGCATTGGCCATTGAGGCAGGAAAGACCTTGATGTTTGATAGAGAAAAGATGTTAGATGCCGCAGATAAAGCAGGTATTAGTGTGGTAAGTCTGAGGTGGCCATAATGTCCATTAAAGTTGGTGTAATAGGAGTAGGTTATCTTGGGCAGTATCATGCTGAAAAGTATATGGCATTGTCAGGAGCAGAACTTGTAGGGGTAATGGATATCAATCCCAAAAGGGCAGAAACCATAGCTAAACGTTGTAAATGTGAGGCATTTCCCAAACTAGAGTCCCTTTTAGATAAAGTAGAAGCAGTAAGCATAGTTGTGCCTACTCATGTTCATTTTACTGTGGCTAAAACCTGTCTGGAAACTGGCAAGCATGTGCTTTTAGAAAAACCCATGACTACTTCTTTAGAAGAGGCAGATACCCTCATTGATTTGGCCCATAAAAATAACTTAATCTTTCAAATTGGCCATTTAGAACGTTTCAATCCTGCGGTTATTGCTTTATTTCCTTATTTAGATAATCCCCTTTTTATTGAATCTCACCGCTTGGGACTCTCTTTGGAAAGAGGCACAGATGTAGATGTAATTTTGGATTTGATGATTCATGACTTAGACATTGTTTTAGCTGCTGTGCCTGCTGAGTTGGTGGAGATTCGGGCAGTAGGTGTACCTGTGGTATCAAAAAACATAGATATTGCCAATGTTCGCTTAGAATTTAGTAATGGATGTGTGGCTAATTTAACTGCTAGTCGCATTTCTACAAAGAAGATGCGTAAAATTAGATTTTTTCAAAAAGATGCCTATTTTTCTTTGGATTATGCTCAAAGAGAATTGGTCATTGTTAAAAAAGAGAGCAAAGACCTATTACCATTTTCTCATGAAGTCTTAAGATTTGAAAAAAATGACCCTTTAAAAGAAGAGATTGCCAATTTCATTCAATGTATTAAAGAAAAAAAATCGCCTGTAATATCTGGTGAACACGGGCGATATGTCCTAGCTATTGCTTTAAAAATCAATCAATGTATCCAAAAAATAAGATAAATATGCGTCTTTTTATAGTTACCGGAGAAGCTTCTGGTGACCTTCATGGGGCTAAGTTAATTGAGGCCTTACAAAAAGAAATGCCTGCCATAGAAATTTTGGGGATTGGTGGTCCTCAGATGAGAGAAGCAGGATTGAAATCTATCTATGATGTGGAGAAATTGGGAGTGGTGGGTATTACTGAGGTGCTAGGTCATTTCAAACATATCTGGTTGGCTTGGCAAAGGGCAAAAGAAGTATTATTGAACACTCCAATAGATTTATTTATTCCCATTGATTACCCAGATTTTAATTTGCGATTGGCGGCTATTGCCCAGAAGAAAAAAGTGCCTGTTTTGTATTATATTAGTCCTCAAGTTTGGGCCTGGCGAAAAAATAGGGTAAAAACCATTGCTCGCTTGGTAGATAAAATGGCCGTCATCTTACCTTTTGAAGAAAAATTTTATAAAAAGTATGGAGTGAATGTGGTTTTTGTAGGACATCCCTTATTAGATATAATGCCTTTAGAAGAAACAGAAGAAGAACCAGTTATTGGCCTTTTACCTGGAAGTCGTGTAGGAGAAATAAGGCGTATTCTTCCTATTATGCTTAAAACAGCTTCTTTAATTTATAAAAGGTCTCCTGAATTTAAGTTTATTTTGCCTGTGGCTTCTACCCTTGATATAAACTGGATAGAACAAATTATGGCTTCTAATCAGCCTGATTTTCCTCTCACCATCGTTGAGGATAATGATTATAGCTTGAGACAGCGGTGTTGCTTCTTAATTGTGGCTTCAGGCACAGCTACTTTAGAAACTGCAATTCTTTTAAAACCCTTTGTCATTGTTTACTCTCTTTCACCATGGAGCTATATACTGGGTAAAAAATTGGTGAAGGTGCCTTATATTGGGTTGGTAAATTGGGTAGCAGGTAGAAAGATTATTCCTGAGTTTATCCAACATCAAGCCAGGCCGGAATTGATTGCTCAAAAGATACTAAGTCTTCTTGCCAACTCAGAGAAATTGAGGCAGATTAAAAAAGAATTAAAGCTAGTTCGGGCAAGTTTAGGTAAATCAGGCGTAGCCGGACGGGTAGCTAGAATGGCTAAGGAGATGGTTCAAGGTAATGCAGGTTTATAAAAGACTCTTACATCTAGTAAAACCCTATTTGTCACGGTTGTTTTTAGCTATGTTCTGCATGTTAGTAGTAGCGGGGGCTACAGCGGCTACAGCCTATTTGGTCAAACCAGTCCTGGATAAAATCTTTTTTGAGAAAAACCTCCTTATGCTTAAAATACTTCCCCCACTCATTTTACTCCTTTATGCTGTAAAAGGTGTTTTCTGGTATTTTCAAACCTATCTTATGAACTATGTAGGACAACGGGTGGTTTCTGACTTAAGAGCCAAGCTTTATGCGCATATTATTGATTTACCCCTATCTTATTTCCATAGACATCCTACAGGTGTGTTAATAAGCCGTATAGTCAATGATGTTAATCTCATCCAGGGAGCGGTTTCAGGAGCAGTAACCCGATTTTTATGTGATTCTTTCACCATTTTGGGATTGACCTTTGTAGTATTTTATCGTGATTTTGTTCTGGCCCTTATTACCATGATAGTTTTCCCTATAGCCATTATGCCTGTGATTAAGATTGGTCGTAAACTGAGAAAAATAAGCACCTCTTCACAAATAGAAATGGGTGAACTTTCTGGCCTGATGCAGGAGACCTTTAGTGGGGCGCGGATTGTAAAAGCGTTTGGTATGGAAGACTATGAAAAAGAACGATTTGAGCGTGTCAATAATCGTCTTTTTCGTTGGTACATGCGGGCAGTTAAGATGCGAGGTGTTACTTCTCCTCTCATGGAATTTTTGGGAAGTATTGGCATTGCCACGGTAATTGCCTATGGTGGTTATCAGGTGATAAAGGGTGTCTCTACTCCAGGCAATTTTTTCTCTTTTATTGCCGCGGTGATGATGCTTTACCGGCCTATAAAGGGTTTAAGTAATGTTCATAATACTGTTCAGCAAGGTGTAGCTGCTGCTATTCGTGTATTTGAGGTTTTAGATACTTACTCAGAACACAAAAAAACAGAGGGTATTAAATTACCTAGGTTTTCTCAATCAATCACTTATGAAAATGTTTGGTTTAAATATGACCAGGAACAAAGTTGGGTATTAAAAGATATTAATTTAACCATTAAAAAAGGGGAGAAAGTGGCCTTGGTTGGTCCTAGTGGAGCAGGGAAAACCACCATTGTCCATCTTCTTCCTCGGTTTTATGAGCTTAAAAAAGGCAAGATTATTATAGATGGTTATGATGCCCAAGAAGTTAGTCTAGATTCTTTGCGGGCACAAATTGCCATTGTCAGCCAGGAGATGGTGCTTTTTAACGACACTATCAGGAACAACATTTATTATGGGCGTTTAGATGCCAGTGAAGAGGAAATTATAGCAGCCGCTAAGGCAGCCTATGCTTATGATTTTATTCAAAAGCTTCCAGAGGGATTTGATACTGTTATTGGTGAACGTGGGGTGAGACTCTCTGGGGGCGAACAACAACGAATTTGTATTGCTAGAGCTATTTTAAAAAATGCCCCTATCTTGATTTTGGATGAAGCTACTTCATTTTTAGATACAGAATCAGAAATGATAGTGCAAAAAGCCATGGAGAATCTATTAAAGGAACGCACTGCCTTGATAATTGCCCATCGCCTTTCTACCATCAGGAAAGCAGATAAGATTGTAGTCCTCCACAATGGCCAGATTGTTGAACAAGGGAGTCATGAGGAACTTTTAGGTAAAGGGGGGCTTTATCAAAGATTATATGAAATTCAATTCAAAGGGAAAGAAAGGGCAGATTTAGAGAGCATTGCTGACAAAGTTCAAATAAAAGCTATATGAAAAAACCATTTTTTTCTACTAAGTCGCCATCAGAAGTCTTTGAGTTATTTCCCCATTTTCCTTTGGTAGATAAAGAAAAAATTCCTTTAGAAGAAGCTAAAGGGAGGGTTCTAGCAGAAGATATAACTGCAAATGAAAATTTGCCTGGTTTTGAACGGGCCACTATGGATGGGTATGCTTTAAAGGCAGAAGATACCTTTGGTGCTTCTGAGGCCTCTCCGATTTGGTTAAACATAATTGGTGAAGTAAAAATGGGAAAAGTAACGGATTTGGTGGTAAAAAGGGGTGAAGCAGTCAAAATTGCTACCGGTGCAATGTTGCCCCAAGGAGCTAATGCCGTAATTATGGTAGAGTATACCCATATGGTAGATGAGAATACTATTGAGGTTTTTAAGCCTCTGGCCCCTTTAGAAAATGTTATCCGAGCAGATGAAGATTTTGCTAAAGGTGAACTGGTTTTGTCTTCAGGTCATAGATTACGCCCTCAAGACATAGGTGTTTTGGCCGCTTTAGGTAAAGCTCATGTTCAGGTATTTAAACAGCCCTCTGTAGCCATTATTTCTACAGGAGATGAAATAATTCCTATCACTGAGAAACCGCAACCAGGACAGGTTCGGGATGTCAATTCCTACACCCTTTATGCCTTGGTAAGAGAGGGTGGAGGAATTCCATGGCTGATGGGCATTGTGAAGGATGACTTAAATGACCTTAAAAAAGTCTGTAAATATGCCCTTGATAAATCAGATGTAGTCTTAATCTCTGGGGGAAGTTCTATTGGTATGCGTGATTTTACCTTAGAAGTCATTAACTCCTTTCCAGAAAGTCAGATTCTCTTTCATGGAGTGGCAATAAGTCCTGGTAAGCCTACTATTTTGGCCAAAATAGGCAAAAAGGCAGTTTGGGGTCTTCCAGGCCAAGTTACCTCAGCGATTATTGTGTTTTGGGTGTTTATTAAGAAATTTATTCAATGGATTGGAGGAGAAAGAGAGGCCCATTTAAAGACCTTTAACACTATGCACGCTCGAATGAGAGTTAATGTTCCTTCTGTTCAAGGCAGGGAGGATTATCTAAGGGTAAAACTTGTAGAGGAAAATGGCCAATTATGGGCTGAGCCTATTTGGGGTAAATCCGGGTTGATTAACACCTTGGTTAAAGCAAATGGTTTAGTAAAAATTGATTTAAATACAGAAGGATTAGATAAAGAAGAAATAGTGGAAGTAATTTTAATTTAGGAAAGAACTTATTGAACTATAGAAACCTTGGCAGGAATGCAAAGAAGACTTATAAAAGATTAAAGATATTTTGAAAAAAATTTTAAAAATGATATTAAGAGGTGAACAATGAGATGGATATGGGGAGGGATAGGGAGTACTATTGTGAAAAAAATAAAAGAATATTTTAATGAAGATGTAGAAATTATAACAATTATTTAAAGGCGGATATCCTTGGTTAATTACAAAATTTTATTAGAATTTTAACAAGGAGGGGAATAATGCCCAAAGTTTTGGTTGTAGATGACGAAGAGCATATTAGAATGCTCTATGAGGAGGAATTAAAATCAGAGGGGTACGAAGTAGTAACTGTAGCTACAGGACGAGGAATATTGGATTTGATAGAAAAAGAAAAACCCGATATTATCATTCTAGATATCAAAATGGTAGATTGTAATGGCCTGGATGTATTACAACAAGTGCGCAATAAATATTACAATCTTCCGGTAATTCTTTCTACTGCTTACGAAACTTATAAAAGTGACATTAAGTCTATGGCTGCTGATGCTTATGTAGTAAAGTCCTTTGATTTAACCGAACTTAAAAAGAAGATAAAGCAGTGTCTTGAGGCCAAAACCTTAGAAAAATGATTAAGACTTGCCTCCGGGAGGAGCTAGAGAGAAAGGAAAAAAGTTTCCTTTCTCTCTATGCTACTTTAAGTGCTGAAACCAAAGGGCGATTGCGAGCAGAGCCTGAATGTCCCTTACGCATGTCTTTTCAAAGGGACCGAGACAGAATTATTCATTCTAAAGCTTTTAGGAGACTCAAGCATAAAACTCAGGTTTTTCTTTCTCCTACAGGTGACCATTATCGCACTCGCTTGACTCATACTTTAGAAGTAGCCCAGATTGCCCGAACTATTGCCCGTGCATTAGCTCTAAATGAAGACCTGACTGAAGCCATTGCCTTGGGTCATGATTTAGGACATACTCCCTTTGGTCATGCAGGAGAAGAAGTTCTTAATGAGATTGTTTCAGGAGGATTTGCCCATAATGAACAAAGTCTTAGGACAGTTGATATATTAGAAAAAAACGGGCAAGGGTTAAATCTTACTTATGAAGTAAGGGATGGCATCTTGAAGCATTCAAAGGGACGTGGTGAAATCATTCCTACCAAAGAGGAAAATAAGGCTTCTACCTTAGAAGGTCAAATAGTGAGGGTAGCTGATATAATTGCCTATATCAGTCATGATGTAGAAGATGCTATAAGAGGAGGGGTTATAAAAGAAGAGGATATTCCAGAAAAATGTAAAAAGAAGTTGGGGATTACACACTCATCTCGTATAAATACTATGGTTTCTAATCTAGTTGTGGAAACAATGAAACATAACATGTGTCTTACTCTTTCAGAAGATATTTTAAATACTATGGAAATATTGAGAGAGTTCTTATTTGAATGTGTATATTTTAATCCATTAGTGCAAAAAGACTTCCAAAAGGCAAAGAGAATCGTAGCTGAACTTTATTTTAAGTTTCTGGAAGACGAAACTCTTTTTCTTCAAGAGACAGGTTTTACCTCATTTTATGATACAAAAGAACGGATGGTATGTGATTTCATTGCTGGGATGACAGATAGATACGCCCTTAATCTTTATCAGCGTCTTTTCTTACCCAAACGTTGGATGGTAATTTAATAGTGACAAGTCCTGCATTCTTTGTTATATTTCCATTTATGAAAAAATTTATTTTTTCATTAGTATTGTTTTTCTCCCTTTGTTTCCCTATTTGGGGAGAAAACATAGATATAATCTATCAAAATAATCTTTTCAGTGAAGATAGGAGTTTTCACTTACCAGAATCACAGGATACAAAAAACTCTGCCCATGGAGAAAAAAGTCAAGCCGATATTGAAAGAAAAATTAATCTTTTGGGAGTGATAATTATTGGTAATATCAAGAAAGCAATTGTGCGTTTAAGTCCATCATTTATGACCACCAGGGAAAGGGGTAAAAATATCCTTACTGTTGAAGTGGGAGATAAAATAGACAATTTTTTGATAAAAGAAATAGGAGATGGAAATCTCACTTTGGCACAAGGAGGGAGAGTTTATACTATTCCTTTAACGAAAACACCGGTAAAGCCATTACCTATCAAAAAAATACATAAATTATCAACTCCACTCTCAAAAAAATCTGAAAAGAAAACAAGGGAAATTCAAAAACTTATAAAAGAAAGAATGAGAAAAATTAAAAGATAAAAACAAAGGGGAGCAGGACAAACTGACCGCAACCATATACAAACATCGGAAATTCTTCGCCAAAAATTGTGAGGTGATAGAATGGTAGAAGAATATTCAGATGAAAAACTGGAAGAAATCCTTGATAGGGTCTATGAATGGGGCGTTGAGTTTTCCAGAAGCAAGTATTTTGAAGAATTGACTGAGGAACAGAAACAGGAGTCAGAATTTGTGGTCATGTCTTTTACAGAATACATGTATTCCTACCACGGATTATCTCCTGAAGAATGGGATGAAGACGGACTTAAAGAATGCTGTTTATACACACTACCAAGAAAGGTTACTGCAGATGAATCTTATTTTGAGTCCATAGCACCAGTGTTATCCGTATTCTTTGCTTTTCTAAGCGAAAAGAACTTGTTGAAAAACGCCTCAAAGCTTATAAAAAGGTTATAAAAAAATTGATAAGCAGATTGTAAGAAGTGCAAGAGATCCAAGAAATTGGGAGATAGCAAAATCAATTGCCATGGCTGCAAAGGATGCGGGAGTTGATATAACCAATGAGAAAGAGATGCGGAAATTCATAGCGCTTTATAACATGCAACAACTTGCAAAGTTAGAAAGAGATAAAAGTAAAACCTCCCAAACCAAATCTAAAGAAGAAATGATCCTTGCCCCTGCGGTAGCGGTAAGAAGTATAAGAAATGCTGTGGTCGATGATATAGTCATAAATTCTAAAATCAGGCTCGGAACATCCGATAACAGAGCATATCCGACTTCGCTAACGCTCCATCCAAATTCCTCGCTTCGCTTGGAACTTCAGATACGCTCGGACCGTCAGGCGACATCCTTTAAATAGGAAAAGACAGATGAAATAGCAAGGAGGTGAAAATAAAATCATGTATGAGAAGGAAATCAAGCTGAAAATAAGGGAACTTCCTGAGGATTTAAGGAGAGAGGTTTTAGATTATATAGAGTTCTTGCTGAGGAAATACAAGAGTGGAGAAATCGAGGCAAGAAAATTTAAGTTTGACTGGGAAGGTGGGTTATCAGAGATACGAGAGAAATTTTCTTCTGTTGAGTTGCAACATAAAGCTCTGGAGTGGAGATAATGTTTTTAGTGGATACAAATGTATTTTTGGAGATCCTCCTCAAGCGGGATAAGAAAGAAGATTGCAAGAAGTTCTTGGATAATAGTATTGGGAATCTCAATATAACAGATTTTTCCTTACACTCCATTGGTGTAATCCTTTTCAGATATGGCAAAGAGGAGGTTTTTCGGAAATTTGTTGAAGATATTATGCCCAACATCAAACCCCTTTCATTACCAATGGAACTGTATAGAGAAGTTGTAAACGTCAGAAAAAGCCTGAATTTAGATTTTGATGACGCTTATCAGTATAGCGTGGCTAAATATTATGGATTGAAAGTTGTTACAATGGACAGGGATTTTGAGAGGATAAAGGATTTAAAGATTCTATTTTTATAAGACGTCGCCTAACAGGAGGATATGTGGCTTCGCCTTCGGCTGCGCCCAAATTTGCTCCGCTCACGCTCCGCAAATTTCACATATCCCCGAAACGTCAGAGTGTGTAAAAAGTCAAAAAGTCTAATTAAGGGTCGCAAAAAGTGGGAGAAAGAGGTAAAATACTGATAGAAAGTGGTTTAGTAAACCCAATTTGTAATCAAATAATGTGGAATAATGGAAAGGTAAAATTTTAAAAATACTTGTCACACAATCTGACGTCAGGCGAAATTTCTTAATAATTGTAATCAAATTTATTATTAGTAGAAGGAGGCGGTAACAATGGAAATGAAAGTGAAGGATTTAACGGTTGGAGAATTGAAGTCTTTGATATCAGATACAATCAAAGAAAGTCTTGAAGATTTAGTTGAGGATATAGTGGCACTTTCAAGTGAGGAGTATCTACGCTCAATTGAAGAAGCGAGAACTGATTATAAAAAGGGTAGAATAAAATATCTTGAGGAAATCTCTGATGTATAGGGTAATATTCACCCAAAGAGCACTGAAAGACTGGAAAAACCTTGATAAAGAGACCCAAGATAGAATTGCTATGAAACTAAAGGAATTTGCTAAAGAACCTTTTAGATATGCTAGAAAATTGATACACCCTAAAATAGGAACCTACAGATT contains these protein-coding regions:
- a CDS encoding OmpH family outer membrane protein encodes the protein MRKLSFFLSVYCLVLLVITSLQAGEMKIAIVDMQKALNLSKAGKAAKARLDKKFAKIKRDLEQRQQELDKLKEELRKQSLMLSLEAQRDKEKEYERKLRDFRDLYQDYKEEMEREQYEAVRPIFQDIQEIAEKIRKKEGYSIVFDKNTSGVVCYSPAIDITEKVIKLYDKEWSNKEKK
- the lpxD gene encoding UDP-3-O-(3-hydroxymyristoyl)glucosamine N-acyltransferase, producing the protein MKLSKIAQLLQAELIGDKDVEITGIAPIEKAMPGEITFISNVKYKKYLHTTKASAAIVPLDVVSAPISLIKTENPYLAYARLAKVFYKWNYEFKGISPKAFIGQNVQLGKGVTVYPLAYIDNEAQIGSGTIIFPGVYIGPRVRIGRKAIIYANAVILADCEIGNRVIIHSGAVIGSDGFGFASDRDGKHIKIPQLGTVQIEDDVEIGANTTIDRAALGKTLIKKGTKIDNLVQIAHNVQIGKDSLIIAQVGIAGSTKIGNKVTLAGQVGVVGHVHIGNQAKVGAKTGVAKSIPPATTVASGVPAMPYQTYLKTMAVLPKLPELLERIKLLEKELSTLKGLIGDKNER
- the fabZ gene encoding 3-hydroxyacyl-ACP dehydratase FabZ, which gives rise to MKDKECALDIKEIQNFLPHRYPFLLVDRILEVKPGEKIIGLKNVTFNEPFFQGHFPQSPVMPGVLVIEAMAQVGAILAYHSAPPEVRGKLIYFAAIDKARFRKPVIPGDQIIFELEMIRQRAKVCKMKGRALVNGKVVAESELTAVLAD
- the lpxA gene encoding acyl-ACP--UDP-N-acetylglucosamine O-acyltransferase; translated protein: MSKIHLTAIIDKQAEIAEDVTIGPYCVIGPKVFIEQETVLGSHVVIHSYTKIGKRCNIYSFASIGAPSQDLKYKGKETWVEIGHDNVIREYVTINRGTEGVTFIGNQNYFMAYAHIAHDCKIGNHVIMANVATLGGHVEIEDYAIIGGIVAIHQFVRIGAYAIIGGGSSTVKDIPPYVTASGIRAKLYGLNIVGLKRQGFSKEVINALKKAYKILVCKPITLKEAIKQVKEDSIFSFPEVVHFVEFIEHSQRGIPRKWEKK
- a CDS encoding LpxI family protein; the protein is MGEKIGLIAGNGQFPLIFAQAAIKEGHQVMAIAHKGETKPELERYVKEIQWIRVGQLGKLIKFFQKAGVKKVVLAGGIKKRRLFTEIFPDFKAISLLSRLKNKHDDVVLRAIAEELEKEGLKIYPSTLYAPSLLAPEGCLTKRVPTKEEKREIEFGWKIARDIGRLDIGQCVVVKRQIVVAVEAVEGTDETIRRGGKLAKEGAVVIKISKPQQDLRFDVPAVGVETINTMQEVKASALAIEAGKTLMFDREKMLDAADKAGISVVSLRWP
- a CDS encoding Gfo/Idh/MocA family protein, giving the protein MSIKVGVIGVGYLGQYHAEKYMALSGAELVGVMDINPKRAETIAKRCKCEAFPKLESLLDKVEAVSIVVPTHVHFTVAKTCLETGKHVLLEKPMTTSLEEADTLIDLAHKNNLIFQIGHLERFNPAVIALFPYLDNPLFIESHRLGLSLERGTDVDVILDLMIHDLDIVLAAVPAELVEIRAVGVPVVSKNIDIANVRLEFSNGCVANLTASRISTKKMRKIRFFQKDAYFSLDYAQRELVIVKKESKDLLPFSHEVLRFEKNDPLKEEIANFIQCIKEKKSPVISGEHGRYVLAIALKINQCIQKIR
- the lpxB gene encoding lipid-A-disaccharide synthase → MYPKNKINMRLFIVTGEASGDLHGAKLIEALQKEMPAIEILGIGGPQMREAGLKSIYDVEKLGVVGITEVLGHFKHIWLAWQRAKEVLLNTPIDLFIPIDYPDFNLRLAAIAQKKKVPVLYYISPQVWAWRKNRVKTIARLVDKMAVILPFEEKFYKKYGVNVVFVGHPLLDIMPLEETEEEPVIGLLPGSRVGEIRRILPIMLKTASLIYKRSPEFKFILPVASTLDINWIEQIMASNQPDFPLTIVEDNDYSLRQRCCFLIVASGTATLETAILLKPFVIVYSLSPWSYILGKKLVKVPYIGLVNWVAGRKIIPEFIQHQARPELIAQKILSLLANSEKLRQIKKELKLVRASLGKSGVAGRVARMAKEMVQGNAGL
- the msbA gene encoding lipid A export permease/ATP-binding protein MsbA, with the translated sequence MQVYKRLLHLVKPYLSRLFLAMFCMLVVAGATAATAYLVKPVLDKIFFEKNLLMLKILPPLILLLYAVKGVFWYFQTYLMNYVGQRVVSDLRAKLYAHIIDLPLSYFHRHPTGVLISRIVNDVNLIQGAVSGAVTRFLCDSFTILGLTFVVFYRDFVLALITMIVFPIAIMPVIKIGRKLRKISTSSQIEMGELSGLMQETFSGARIVKAFGMEDYEKERFERVNNRLFRWYMRAVKMRGVTSPLMEFLGSIGIATVIAYGGYQVIKGVSTPGNFFSFIAAVMMLYRPIKGLSNVHNTVQQGVAAAIRVFEVLDTYSEHKKTEGIKLPRFSQSITYENVWFKYDQEQSWVLKDINLTIKKGEKVALVGPSGAGKTTIVHLLPRFYELKKGKIIIDGYDAQEVSLDSLRAQIAIVSQEMVLFNDTIRNNIYYGRLDASEEEIIAAAKAAYAYDFIQKLPEGFDTVIGERGVRLSGGEQQRICIARAILKNAPILILDEATSFLDTESEMIVQKAMENLLKERTALIIAHRLSTIRKADKIVVLHNGQIVEQGSHEELLGKGGLYQRLYEIQFKGKERADLESIADKVQIKAI